A window of the Myxococcus fulvus genome harbors these coding sequences:
- a CDS encoding LysR family transcriptional regulator — translation MSPVQDSPRRPGPPDLNLFRVFDVVYRERNLTRAAEVLFLSQSAVSHALARLREQLGAPLFVRQGRGVAPTPLAERVAPEIREALALLQQAVHHTRGFEPARDVGTFTLAMSDMLEPSIVPRLVARLQERSPEARISSVRLERTRLERDLASGRLDLAIDVEQPTSAELRHTAFTRDAFCVVSRKRRRLDVAAYMAAKHVTVSSRRTGLAVEDLVLSRLGYQREVTVRCRHYETACRIVSGSDLLLTMPRRRAEEINGVLDEDLHLLPMPLALPRLELHLYWHRSEDSEPRSQWLRSELQSLAKVLMGPRRGA, via the coding sequence ATGAGCCCAGTTCAGGATTCCCCCCGGCGCCCCGGGCCCCCGGACCTCAACCTCTTCCGGGTGTTCGACGTGGTCTATCGGGAGCGGAATCTGACGCGTGCAGCGGAGGTGCTGTTCCTCAGTCAGTCGGCGGTGAGCCACGCGCTGGCGAGGCTGCGCGAGCAACTGGGGGCGCCCCTGTTCGTCCGGCAGGGGAGGGGCGTGGCGCCGACGCCGTTGGCGGAGCGGGTGGCGCCGGAGATTCGGGAGGCGCTGGCGCTGCTCCAGCAGGCGGTGCACCACACGCGAGGCTTCGAGCCGGCGCGGGACGTGGGGACCTTCACCCTGGCGATGAGCGACATGCTGGAGCCGTCGATTGTTCCCCGGCTGGTGGCGCGGCTTCAGGAGCGCAGTCCGGAGGCGCGCATCAGCAGCGTGCGGTTGGAGCGGACGCGGCTGGAGCGGGACCTGGCTTCAGGGCGGTTGGACCTGGCCATCGACGTGGAGCAACCGACGAGCGCGGAGCTGCGGCACACGGCCTTCACGCGGGACGCGTTCTGCGTGGTGAGCCGCAAGCGCAGGCGGCTGGACGTGGCGGCGTACATGGCGGCGAAGCACGTCACGGTGTCCTCGCGGCGCACGGGGCTGGCGGTGGAGGACCTGGTGCTCAGCCGGCTGGGGTATCAGCGGGAGGTCACGGTGCGTTGTCGGCACTACGAGACGGCGTGCCGCATCGTGTCGGGCTCGGACCTGTTGCTGACGATGCCCCGGCGGAGAGCGGAGGAGATCAACGGGGTGCTCGACGAAGACCTGCACCTGTTGCCCATGCCGCTCGCGCTGCCGCGACTGGAACTGCACCTGTACTGGCACCGCTCCGAGGACAGCGAGCCTCGGAGTCAGTGGTTGCGCTCGGAGCTTCAATCCCTGGCAAAGGTGTTGATGGGGCCGCGGCGCGGCGCGTGA
- a CDS encoding aldose epimerase produces the protein MSRAFPGIAGLETYSLKGDDCCVEVIPSRGALVTSFMVGGEDILYLDEATVADPTKNVRGGIPVLFPNAGPLPGDTYPARGQSYSLSQHGFARKMEWAVRQAEDSLLVLGLKSNAETLRVYPWEFDAQLTFSLVGRRLTIDFDLQNPGMEPLPVHLGFHPYFRVPDAAKSVTTVETDATHGWDNRAKREVPFTGLDLTADEVDLHLRDHSKQETRLSRGPGLRPIHLSWSPEFKVMVVWTLKGKDFVCVEPWTAAAGALATGEGLLHVQPDERLSLAFDIEV, from the coding sequence ATGAGCCGAGCATTCCCAGGCATCGCGGGGCTGGAGACGTACTCGTTGAAGGGTGACGACTGCTGCGTGGAGGTCATCCCTTCACGCGGCGCGCTCGTCACGAGCTTCATGGTGGGGGGCGAGGACATCCTCTACCTCGATGAAGCCACCGTGGCGGACCCGACGAAGAACGTGCGCGGGGGCATCCCCGTGTTGTTCCCCAACGCGGGTCCGCTGCCTGGGGACACGTATCCGGCGCGTGGACAGTCCTACAGCCTGTCGCAGCACGGCTTCGCCCGGAAGATGGAGTGGGCGGTGCGACAGGCGGAGGACTCGCTGCTGGTGCTGGGGTTGAAGTCCAACGCGGAGACGCTGCGTGTCTATCCGTGGGAGTTCGATGCGCAGCTCACGTTCTCGCTCGTGGGGCGGAGGCTGACCATCGACTTCGACCTCCAGAATCCCGGCATGGAGCCGCTGCCCGTGCATCTGGGCTTCCATCCGTACTTCCGGGTGCCGGACGCGGCGAAGTCGGTGACGACGGTGGAGACGGACGCGACGCACGGCTGGGACAACCGGGCGAAGCGCGAGGTGCCGTTCACCGGGCTGGATTTGACGGCGGACGAGGTGGACCTGCACCTGCGGGACCACTCGAAGCAGGAGACGCGGCTGTCGCGAGGGCCGGGCCTGCGCCCCATCCATCTGTCGTGGAGCCCTGAGTTCAAGGTGATGGTGGTGTGGACGCTGAAGGGGAAGGACTTCGTCTGCGTGGAGCCGTGGACCGCCGCGGCGGGCGCGCTCGCGACGGGCGAGGGGCTGCTGCACGTGCAGCCCGATGAGCGGCTGTCGCTCGCGTTCGATATCGAGGTCTGA
- the alc gene encoding allantoicase, giving the protein MHAPEEGKLRVGFTELIDLAAEKVGGQALLASDEFFAGKENLLKSGRGVFIPDKYTEQGKWMDGWESRRKRVPGHDWCILKLGLPGVIRGVDIDTNHFLGNFPEYASVDALEVEGSPSPESLVDAAWTRILPQLKLQGGTRNLFAIPDERRWTHLRLNIYPDGGVARFRVHGEVRPDLARLTREKGAVDLAAAENGGTVVACNDAFFGTKDNLILPGRAANMGEGWETRRKRLLPGFDWIVVKLAVPGTIERVEVDTAFYKGNFPESASLEGIYLREPLVDFANAHDLSWTELLPRTKLQADHRHHFEPELKAKGPFTHVRLKIFPDGGVSRLLIHGRPA; this is encoded by the coding sequence ATGCATGCACCCGAAGAGGGGAAGCTGCGCGTCGGCTTCACGGAGCTCATCGACCTGGCCGCGGAGAAGGTCGGCGGCCAGGCCCTGCTGGCCAGTGACGAGTTCTTCGCCGGCAAGGAGAACCTGCTCAAGTCCGGCCGAGGCGTCTTCATCCCGGACAAGTACACCGAGCAGGGCAAGTGGATGGACGGCTGGGAGTCGCGCCGCAAGCGCGTGCCCGGTCACGACTGGTGCATCCTGAAGCTCGGCCTGCCCGGTGTGATTCGCGGCGTGGACATCGACACGAACCACTTCCTGGGCAACTTCCCCGAGTACGCCTCGGTGGACGCGCTGGAGGTGGAGGGCTCGCCGTCGCCCGAGTCGCTGGTGGACGCGGCGTGGACGCGCATCCTCCCTCAGCTCAAGCTGCAGGGCGGCACGCGCAACCTCTTTGCCATCCCCGACGAGCGGCGCTGGACGCACCTGCGCCTCAACATCTACCCGGACGGCGGCGTGGCGCGCTTCCGTGTGCACGGCGAGGTGCGGCCGGACCTGGCGCGGCTGACGCGCGAGAAGGGCGCGGTGGACCTGGCGGCGGCGGAGAACGGCGGCACGGTGGTGGCGTGCAACGACGCGTTCTTCGGCACCAAGGACAACCTCATCCTGCCCGGCCGCGCGGCCAACATGGGCGAGGGCTGGGAGACGCGCCGCAAGCGCCTGCTGCCGGGCTTCGACTGGATTGTGGTGAAGCTGGCCGTGCCCGGGACCATCGAGCGCGTGGAGGTGGACACCGCCTTCTACAAGGGCAACTTCCCGGAGAGCGCGTCACTCGAGGGTATCTACCTGCGCGAGCCGCTGGTGGACTTCGCCAACGCGCACGACCTGTCGTGGACGGAGCTGCTGCCGCGCACGAAGCTCCAGGCGGACCACCGTCACCACTTCGAGCCCGAGCTGAAGGCGAAGGGTCCCTTCACCCACGTGCGCCTCAAAATCTTCCCCGACGGCGGGGTCAGCCGGCTGCTCATCCACGGACGTCCGGCGTGA
- a CDS encoding alpha/beta fold hydrolase, with protein MSPVGTAEEFFTASGVRLRRRGARPGAFNWLFLPGGPGIGAESLFGLADALDVPGTCWMVDLPGDGSNVSPPGAPASPHDVWPRVLIEAAQALPNCVYLGHSTGGMYLLSVPELESLLVGLVLVSTAPDASWRAPFFEMTQRHPLPEVDAATRRYEAERTDERLRDIAVASAEWNFAPEGVTEGRELLRRMPYNRAAVDWSDRNFDETYVHTWWPRAVPTLIISGSEDRIVQQTRWTQPAFQGPHILHRRVKGAAHFPWIERPQAVAAAMRELVPRMTPRP; from the coding sequence ATGTCTCCTGTCGGCACGGCGGAAGAGTTCTTCACGGCATCTGGCGTTCGGCTCCGGCGACGAGGTGCTCGTCCCGGGGCCTTCAACTGGCTGTTCCTCCCGGGCGGGCCAGGGATTGGCGCGGAGAGCCTGTTCGGACTGGCGGACGCGCTGGATGTCCCGGGGACGTGCTGGATGGTGGACCTGCCGGGGGACGGGTCCAATGTCTCGCCTCCGGGGGCTCCAGCGAGTCCCCATGACGTGTGGCCCAGGGTGCTCATCGAGGCTGCCCAGGCGCTTCCGAATTGTGTCTATCTGGGACACTCCACGGGAGGCATGTATCTGTTGTCCGTGCCGGAGCTGGAGTCGCTCCTGGTGGGACTCGTGCTCGTGAGCACGGCGCCGGACGCGAGCTGGCGCGCACCGTTCTTCGAGATGACCCAGCGGCATCCGTTACCCGAGGTCGACGCGGCGACGCGGCGTTACGAAGCTGAGCGCACGGATGAACGACTGCGGGATATCGCGGTGGCGTCGGCGGAGTGGAACTTCGCGCCGGAGGGCGTGACGGAGGGGCGCGAGTTGCTGCGCCGGATGCCCTACAACCGCGCGGCGGTCGACTGGTCGGATCGGAACTTCGATGAAACGTATGTCCACACGTGGTGGCCGCGCGCCGTGCCCACGCTCATCATCAGCGGGTCCGAAGACCGCATCGTCCAGCAGACGCGGTGGACGCAGCCCGCCTTCCAGGGGCCGCACATCCTCCACAGGAGGGTGAAGGGCGCTGCGCACTTCCCCTGGATTGAACGTCCGCAAGCCGTGGCTGCCGCGATGCGTGAGCTGGTACCACGGATGACGCCACGTCCTTGA
- a CDS encoding DUF6973 domain-containing protein, translating to MENIFFESTSSPGSGLYFVPGWTGRERVYALPRPQRAPVSERQAFAVDGRRILHATLSRADGTARLTVSRWRGGELYWVEFPCGPGAHFLQLSASTIAGGLQLLLLEERESGLVLHLAEGTAHQIFPCVLRRQSPRDVFTAGVAPEPGLAYLARRCEDRLDVERFKLPLGQAQGVTTGHLHRTRDLEFARDGLDLNKPRVRTWLEVRSERQAPTRDPLVRDFTPSLGGLGSIPVTLPEPDALLGQVSEITLSLHSLSASRQDDEHRLSSSLLAKFHLGTGQFIEGKHVEQSRSLFRFHQPFDVKSVSVVPGASVVLVDGTSLAGEKALPASVVDSVGELVGTNEAERKHFFEHPFDSIVGFVFASYLLVTVGSGAGDTVDAERHATWAALLSQHLGPEAARKLLANHEAGGPVDPMDVHNNEVGVFLGQNWQRMKYPSISAAVKDLLDKGYLMHDGNPQAKAKWEAYVRGERTAGRMGAERGNQNPQSAADGTMHGQPMPQHPSVPQPQPQPPQQPPAEQPQQPSNPRIGPPA from the coding sequence ATGGAGAACATCTTCTTCGAGTCCACTTCATCGCCTGGCTCCGGGCTGTACTTCGTCCCGGGCTGGACGGGGCGCGAGCGTGTCTACGCCCTGCCTCGTCCTCAGCGGGCGCCTGTCTCCGAACGACAGGCCTTCGCGGTCGATGGGCGACGCATCCTTCACGCCACGCTGTCCAGGGCGGACGGGACCGCGCGACTGACGGTGTCGAGATGGCGAGGCGGGGAGCTCTACTGGGTGGAGTTCCCTTGCGGCCCGGGGGCGCACTTCCTCCAGCTCTCCGCATCGACCATCGCGGGAGGGCTACAACTCCTCCTGCTCGAGGAGCGCGAGAGCGGTCTCGTCCTCCACCTCGCCGAGGGCACCGCGCACCAGATCTTCCCCTGCGTGCTTCGACGGCAATCCCCTCGCGACGTCTTCACCGCGGGCGTCGCGCCGGAGCCCGGCCTCGCCTACCTGGCCCGGCGCTGCGAGGACCGACTCGACGTCGAGCGCTTCAAGCTGCCCTTGGGCCAGGCGCAGGGTGTCACGACAGGCCATCTGCATCGCACTCGCGACCTGGAGTTTGCTCGTGACGGGCTCGACCTCAACAAACCCCGCGTGCGCACGTGGCTGGAGGTCCGGTCCGAACGACAGGCCCCCACGAGAGACCCGCTGGTGAGGGACTTCACCCCGTCGCTCGGTGGCCTGGGCTCCATCCCGGTCACGCTCCCGGAGCCGGACGCGCTTCTGGGGCAGGTCTCGGAGATCACGCTCAGCCTGCATTCGCTGAGCGCGAGCAGGCAGGACGATGAGCACCGGCTCTCCTCGTCCCTGCTCGCGAAGTTCCATCTCGGAACGGGACAGTTCATCGAGGGCAAGCACGTGGAGCAGTCGCGGAGCCTGTTCCGGTTCCACCAGCCCTTCGACGTGAAGAGCGTGAGCGTGGTTCCGGGCGCGTCCGTGGTGCTCGTCGACGGGACGTCGCTGGCGGGGGAGAAGGCGCTTCCGGCGAGCGTCGTCGACTCCGTCGGGGAGCTCGTCGGGACCAACGAAGCGGAGCGAAAGCACTTCTTCGAACACCCCTTCGACTCCATCGTGGGCTTCGTCTTCGCTTCCTACCTCCTGGTGACGGTGGGGTCCGGTGCCGGAGACACGGTGGACGCCGAGCGCCACGCCACATGGGCCGCGCTCCTCTCCCAGCATCTGGGTCCGGAGGCCGCGCGAAAGCTGCTCGCCAACCATGAGGCCGGCGGGCCCGTGGACCCGATGGACGTCCACAACAACGAGGTTGGGGTGTTCCTCGGTCAGAACTGGCAGCGGATGAAGTATCCGTCGATCTCCGCCGCGGTGAAGGACCTGCTCGACAAGGGCTACCTGATGCATGACGGCAACCCGCAGGCGAAGGCCAAGTGGGAGGCCTACGTCAGAGGCGAGCGGACCGCGGGGCGCATGGGGGCCGAGCGGGGGAACCAGAACCCACAGAGTGCCGCTGACGGGACGATGCATGGACAGCCGATGCCCCAGCATCCCTCCGTGCCTCAACCGCAGCCGCAGCCGCCACAGCAGCCGCCCGCGGAGCAGCCGCAACAGCCGTCGAACCCCAGGATCGGCCCTCCGGCCTGA
- a CDS encoding FAD/NAD(P)-binding protein produces MRIPPPSPAMPPPPGLSALEDALRKDLERLEYPKRSWVLPRHTRDGRPVLDVLIIGGGQSGLTAAFGLLREKVTNLLVVDDGEQDLAGPWKTFARMHTLRTPKHLTGPDHNLPNLSFQSWFEAQYGEAAWTSLERIPKELWADFLGWYRRTLNIPVRCRSRAGALTWSAEDDCFHVPIEDLRTGATEVLFVRKVVLATGIDGSGRWEIPAIVANLPRELYVQTREDIDFEALRGRKVGVLGAGASAFDNASVALEHGAGEVHLFYRRKSLPCINPYRWAEFVGFLKHHADLPDADKWRFIHRIFEMGQLPPADTYRRACAFPQFHLHAQSPWLDAEVVDGQARITTPQRQYTFDKLIVGSGTVTDLSLRPELANVHADIALWKDRFTPPEGQSHADLLRHPYLGPGFELQEKQPGRAPHLRSIFNYTFGCLLSLGFGGASISGMKYSLPKLTAGVTRQLYLDDRDAFFRSLECFDEREFEP; encoded by the coding sequence ATGCGCATCCCGCCTCCGAGCCCCGCGATGCCGCCTCCTCCCGGCCTCTCCGCCCTGGAGGACGCGCTCCGCAAGGACCTGGAGCGGCTGGAGTACCCCAAGCGCTCCTGGGTGCTCCCGCGACACACCCGTGACGGCAGGCCCGTGCTGGATGTGCTCATCATCGGCGGCGGGCAGAGCGGCCTCACCGCCGCCTTCGGGCTCTTGCGCGAGAAGGTGACGAACCTGCTCGTGGTGGACGACGGCGAGCAGGACCTCGCGGGGCCGTGGAAGACGTTCGCGCGCATGCACACGCTGCGCACGCCCAAGCACCTCACCGGGCCGGACCACAACCTGCCCAACCTCAGCTTCCAGTCCTGGTTCGAGGCCCAGTACGGCGAGGCCGCCTGGACATCGCTGGAGCGCATTCCCAAGGAGCTGTGGGCGGACTTCCTCGGCTGGTATCGGCGCACGCTGAACATCCCCGTGCGCTGCCGCTCGCGCGCCGGAGCGCTGACCTGGAGCGCGGAGGACGACTGCTTCCACGTGCCCATCGAGGACCTGCGCACCGGCGCCACCGAGGTCCTCTTCGTGCGCAAGGTGGTGCTCGCCACGGGCATCGACGGCTCGGGGCGCTGGGAAATCCCAGCCATCGTGGCGAACCTGCCGCGCGAGCTGTACGTGCAGACGCGCGAGGACATCGACTTCGAGGCGCTGCGCGGTCGCAAGGTGGGCGTGCTCGGCGCGGGAGCGTCCGCGTTCGACAACGCCTCCGTCGCGCTGGAGCACGGCGCGGGCGAGGTGCACCTGTTCTACCGGCGCAAGTCGCTGCCGTGCATCAACCCGTACCGCTGGGCGGAGTTCGTCGGCTTCCTCAAGCACCACGCGGACCTGCCCGACGCGGACAAGTGGCGCTTCATCCACCGCATCTTCGAGATGGGGCAACTGCCCCCGGCGGACACGTACCGCCGCGCGTGCGCCTTCCCCCAGTTCCACCTGCACGCCCAGAGCCCGTGGCTCGACGCCGAGGTGGTGGACGGACAGGCCCGCATCACCACCCCGCAGAGGCAGTACACCTTCGACAAGCTCATCGTCGGCAGCGGCACGGTGACGGACCTGTCGCTGCGGCCGGAGCTGGCGAACGTGCACGCGGACATCGCGCTCTGGAAGGACCGCTTCACGCCGCCCGAGGGCCAGTCGCACGCGGACCTGCTGCGCCACCCGTACCTGGGGCCGGGCTTCGAGCTGCAGGAGAAGCAGCCGGGCCGCGCGCCGCACCTCCGCTCCATCTTCAACTACACCTTCGGGTGCCTGCTCTCGCTGGGTTTCGGCGGGGCGAGCATTTCCGGCATGAAGTACAGCCTGCCCAAGCTGACGGCGGGCGTGACACGGCAGCTCTACCTGGATGACCGGGATGCGTTCTTCCGCTCCCTGGAATGCTTCGACGAGAGGGAATTCGAGCCATGA
- the allB gene encoding allantoinase AllB, whose product MSRGEFGLRSRRVLVGGGPREAVVVVKDGRVEKVAGPSEALGALSVTDVGNHVVMPGVVDCHAHINEPGRTEWEGFETATRAAAAGGITTVVDMPLNSLPPTTTLEALKLKADAARGASQVDHGFWGGVIPGNAGELEALIDAGIAGFKCFLCPSGVDEFPPADRAVLDVAMPILARRGVPLIVHAELESPLPEVRAEGARTYRAYLESRPRSWEHDAIRMMMELARKHRCRVHIVHLSSADALPLLIDARREGLDVSVETCPHYLSFTAEEIEDGATHFKCAPPIREAENRERLWEGLARGDIELVVSDHSPCTPALKLLERGDFGAAWGGIASLQLSLSAVWTEARKRGHGLESLVRWMCEAPARLVGLSGTKGSLVPGADADLVVFDPEATFAVEPSRLQHRHPLTPYAGRTLAGVVERTLLRGELIYERGQPFPRPTGSWVRRPSSARIAA is encoded by the coding sequence ATGAGCAGGGGTGAGTTCGGGCTGCGCAGCCGCCGCGTGCTGGTGGGTGGTGGGCCGCGCGAGGCGGTGGTGGTGGTGAAGGACGGCCGCGTGGAGAAGGTGGCCGGGCCCTCCGAGGCGCTCGGCGCGCTGTCGGTGACGGATGTGGGCAATCACGTGGTGATGCCCGGTGTGGTGGACTGCCACGCGCACATCAACGAGCCCGGCCGCACCGAGTGGGAGGGCTTCGAGACCGCCACGCGCGCGGCGGCGGCTGGAGGCATCACCACCGTGGTGGACATGCCGCTCAACTCGCTGCCGCCCACCACCACGCTCGAGGCGCTGAAGCTCAAGGCGGACGCGGCCCGGGGCGCGAGCCAGGTGGACCATGGCTTCTGGGGCGGCGTGATTCCCGGCAACGCGGGCGAGCTGGAGGCGCTCATCGACGCGGGCATCGCGGGCTTCAAGTGCTTCCTGTGCCCCTCGGGCGTGGACGAGTTCCCGCCCGCGGACCGCGCGGTGCTCGACGTGGCCATGCCGATTCTCGCGCGGCGTGGTGTGCCGCTCATCGTGCACGCGGAGCTGGAGTCGCCGCTTCCGGAGGTCCGCGCCGAGGGGGCTCGCACGTACCGCGCCTATCTCGAGTCCCGGCCACGGAGCTGGGAGCACGACGCCATCCGCATGATGATGGAGCTGGCGCGAAAGCACCGCTGCCGCGTGCACATCGTCCACCTGTCCTCGGCGGACGCGCTGCCGCTGCTCATCGACGCGCGGCGCGAGGGGTTGGATGTCTCGGTGGAGACGTGTCCGCACTACCTGAGCTTCACCGCCGAGGAGATTGAGGACGGCGCGACCCACTTCAAGTGCGCGCCGCCCATCCGCGAGGCGGAGAACCGCGAGCGCCTGTGGGAGGGGCTCGCGCGCGGAGACATCGAGTTGGTGGTGTCGGACCACTCGCCCTGCACGCCCGCGCTCAAGCTGCTGGAGCGTGGTGACTTCGGCGCGGCGTGGGGCGGCATCGCATCCCTTCAGCTCAGCCTGTCGGCGGTGTGGACCGAGGCGCGCAAGCGGGGCCACGGGCTGGAGTCGCTCGTGCGCTGGATGTGCGAGGCGCCGGCCCGACTGGTGGGCCTGAGCGGGACGAAGGGCTCGCTCGTGCCGGGCGCGGACGCGGACCTCGTCGTGTTCGACCCCGAGGCCACCTTCGCCGTCGAGCCGTCACGGCTCCAGCACCGTCATCCGCTGACGCCTTACGCGGGCAGGACGCTCGCGGGCGTGGTGGAGCGCACGCTGCTGCGCGGGGAACTCATCTACGAGCGCGGGCAGCCCTTCCCGCGCCCTACGGGAAGCTGGGTGCGCCGGCCGTCCTCGGCGCGCATCGCCGCCTGA
- the pruA gene encoding L-glutamate gamma-semialdehyde dehydrogenase, translating to MINAFPRVPAPRNEPILPYSPGSPERRELQATLKRMSGEQIDIPLIIGGKQVRSGKTDTVRMPHRHSHVLATLHEADASHVEQAIQAGLAVKEDWARMSFSSRAAIFLRAAELLATRYRPIINASTMLGQSKTAHQAEIDAACEAIDFLRYNVHFAEQILAIQPESSPQTWNMLDYRPLDGFVFAVAPFNFTSIAMNLCTAPALMGNVVLFKPSSTSALSAWYFMEMLREAGLPDGVINMLNGDGPTVGNPTLASPHLGGIHFTGSTPTFNTMWKTVGENIGKYKQYPRLVGETGGKDFIVAHASAADDVEALAVAIVRGGYEYQGQKCSAASRVYVPESLWTKLKPRLQGLIGDIRMGDVTDFRNFMGAVIDEKSFKKVSSYIELAKQDKDASIVAGGETDRKEGWFVKPTLVQLQDPRHRIMREEVFAPLVGVHVYPDGKYVETLREVDQSATYALTGAIFGRDRKAIDTAMSELRHAAGNIYINDKPTGAVVGQQPFGGSRASGTNDKAGSLLNLIRWTSPRTVKENFAPPTKVPYPFMDSDPHDGGI from the coding sequence GTGATCAACGCCTTCCCCCGCGTCCCGGCTCCCCGCAACGAGCCCATCCTCCCCTACTCGCCCGGTTCGCCCGAGCGCCGCGAGCTCCAGGCGACGCTCAAGCGCATGAGCGGCGAGCAGATCGACATCCCGCTCATCATCGGCGGCAAGCAGGTGCGCAGCGGCAAGACGGACACGGTGCGCATGCCCCACCGGCACTCGCACGTGCTGGCCACCCTGCACGAGGCGGACGCGAGCCACGTGGAGCAGGCCATCCAGGCGGGCCTCGCGGTGAAGGAGGACTGGGCGCGGATGTCGTTCTCCTCGCGCGCGGCCATCTTCCTGCGCGCAGCCGAGCTGCTCGCCACGCGCTACCGGCCCATCATCAACGCGTCCACCATGCTGGGGCAGTCGAAGACGGCCCACCAGGCCGAGATTGATGCCGCGTGTGAGGCCATCGACTTCCTGCGCTACAACGTCCACTTCGCCGAGCAGATTCTGGCCATCCAGCCGGAGTCCTCGCCGCAGACGTGGAACATGTTGGACTACCGCCCGCTGGACGGCTTCGTGTTCGCGGTGGCGCCGTTCAACTTCACGTCCATCGCGATGAACCTGTGCACCGCGCCCGCGCTGATGGGCAACGTGGTGCTGTTCAAGCCGTCGTCCACGTCGGCGCTGAGCGCCTGGTACTTCATGGAGATGCTGCGCGAGGCGGGCCTGCCCGACGGCGTCATCAACATGCTCAACGGCGATGGGCCCACGGTGGGCAACCCCACGCTGGCCAGCCCCCATCTGGGCGGCATCCACTTCACCGGCTCCACGCCGACGTTCAACACCATGTGGAAGACGGTGGGAGAGAACATCGGCAAGTACAAGCAGTACCCCCGGTTGGTGGGTGAGACGGGCGGCAAGGACTTCATCGTGGCGCACGCGTCCGCGGCGGACGACGTGGAGGCGCTCGCGGTGGCCATCGTGCGCGGTGGCTACGAGTACCAGGGCCAGAAGTGCTCGGCGGCCAGCCGCGTGTACGTGCCCGAGTCGCTGTGGACGAAGCTCAAGCCCCGGCTGCAGGGGCTCATCGGCGACATCCGCATGGGCGACGTGACGGACTTCCGCAACTTCATGGGCGCCGTCATCGACGAGAAGTCCTTCAAGAAGGTCTCCTCGTACATCGAGCTGGCGAAGCAGGACAAGGACGCGAGCATCGTCGCGGGTGGCGAGACGGACCGGAAGGAGGGCTGGTTCGTGAAGCCCACGCTGGTGCAGTTGCAGGACCCGCGTCACCGCATCATGCGCGAGGAGGTCTTCGCGCCGCTGGTGGGCGTGCACGTGTATCCGGATGGGAAGTACGTGGAGACGCTGCGCGAGGTGGACCAGAGCGCGACGTACGCGCTGACGGGGGCCATCTTCGGGCGGGACAGGAAGGCCATCGACACGGCGATGAGCGAGCTGCGGCACGCGGCGGGCAACATCTACATCAACGACAAGCCCACGGGCGCGGTGGTGGGACAGCAGCCCTTCGGTGGCTCGCGTGCGTCGGGGACGAACGACAAGGCGGGTTCGCTGCTCAACCTCATCCGCTGGACGAGTCCTCGGACGGTGAAGGAGAACTTCGCCCCGCCGACGAAGGTGCCGTATCCGTTCATGGACAGCGACCCCCACGATGGGGGTATCTAG